From a single Anoplolepis gracilipes chromosome 3, ASM4749672v1, whole genome shotgun sequence genomic region:
- the Ints4 gene encoding integrator complex subunit 4 → MAALMKKRVLAEFNQSQVINEPPTKRLKTLRLLSTSGTKNSTEGSSALAYIECLEKCKSGNDALQLLVRISDSIAYIAPEDVPIAVKKLTERFVVENEAAVRAKIFWVFAELGEVTPDIIEKAKIVNETAELLKNEESHRVKSQGLATLLKLGDYQRVLVLKVAQDHLPDTWHGVQTRCLSIVGRYLTANAADDTLILIGNYARSQDPRVRAQAFETMAELHSHRGCRLPASFFKEACAALRDDYEIVRRVVLKLIWLLGKEYPENIVVGSDGEDIRMVDCAFSQICSLMGDLSPRVRASAMSLLGTMKSVSRRYIEQALDKKQKVVETDRSEVEEKSGSCGAFIHGLEDEFLEVRTAAVEALCTLSLEQPSIARISLDFMVDMFNDEIQDVRLRAIQSLRKMSASVTLREDQLETILGALEDFSGEVREGLHAMLAASHLATTNCLYMCVNRLLDNLTRYPQDRESIRSCLAALGASHPYLTLPLVPQLLGRHPFFDTPEPDVDEPSYASVLVLIFNAALHCPSMHALFTEHASKHYHYLRDTMPHLVPRLRPALTSGSGIKMEDMDNEENRDQRGREFLKKMVAGIENARPGGRVHTQLLEAAAIDLDGLAEMDHHMEGAARFTALYIRCLLLLKSILKEFSVSSGTSISASPMPNTSNNISVLLQHAQKLQRLFSGLGETEIILANDIWLKALSIELVRVTKSATGSALPLSRYFLSEADALPQDTSRLPPFSKALVLQIPNLADVKPGSLTRLLLPLLLTPTAQGDERLPRPSATTRFCRAHIEEPRGDADAALKFTGGLLLGIPLNAKILNLRDPATLRIKLRHPDQQVQLLLPRQADLRMQQSDQKDYRLRTTVLLSHQVWMEPCNVEISLALLVPSSSICTHPPLDDPCVIDLCKPTKVSIAPKAIKRGI, encoded by the exons atggcAGCTCTAATGAAGAAACGAGTGCTAGCTGAATTCAATCAGAGCCAg GTTATAAATGAACCACCAACCAAACGATTAAAAACTCTAAGGCTATTGTCAACAAGTGGCACAAAGAACAGTACCGAAGGCAGTTCAGCGTTAGCTTATATAGAGTgtcttgaaaaatgtaaaagtggAAATGATGCATTACAATTACTTGTTCGTATCTCAGATTCTATAGCATACATAGCACCAGAGGATGTTCCTATAGCTGTGAAAAAGCTAACAGAAAGATTTGTTGTCGAAAATGAAGCTGCAGTTCGAGCTAAGATTTTTTGGGTGTTTGCTGAATTGGGAGAAGTGACACcagatataatagaaaaagcaaaaattgtaaatgaaACGGctgaacttttaaaaaatgaggaATCACATAGAGTAAAGAGTCAGGGATTGGCAACGTTATTAAAATTGGGAGATTACCAAag GGTACTTGTATTGAAAGTTGCACAGGATCATCTACCTGATACATGGCATGGTGTTCAAACACGGTGTCTTTCCATCGTTGGACGTTATCTAACAGCAAATGCTGCTGATGATACTTTAATCTTAATTGGCAATTATGCTCGTTCTCAAGATCCAAGAGTACGTGCACAAGCTTTTGAAACTATGGCAGAACTGCACTCTCATAGAGGTTGTAGACTTCCGGCAAGTTTCTTCAAGGAAGCATGTGCAGCTCTTCGAGATGATTATGAAATTGTACGCCGAGTTGTTTTGAAACTAATCTGGCTTTTGGGCAAGGAATATCCAGAAAA TATTGTTGTTGGCTCTGATGGAGAGGACATACGTATGGTGGACTGTGCTTTCTCACAAATTTGCAGTCTCATGGGTGATCTATCACCTCGTGTGAGAGCATCAGCAATGTCCCTTTTAGGGACAATGAAAAGTGTATCGCGTCGTTATATAGAACAAGCattagataaaaaacaaaaagtagTTGAAACAGATAGATCCGAAGTTGAAGAGAAAAGTGGATCTTGTGGGGCATTTATTCATGGTTTAGAAGATGAATTTTTAGag gtaAGAACTGCAGCGGTTGAAGCACTCTGCACGCTTTCATTAGAACAGCCGAGTATAGCTAGAATTTCATTAGACTTTATGGTGGATATGTTCAATGATGAAATTCAAGACGTTAGATTAAGAGCTATCcaatctttaagaaaaatgtcaGCAAGCGTGACTCTACGAGAAGATCAATTGGAAACAATTTTAGGCGCTTTGGAAGATTTCTCGGGAGAAGTGAGAGAAGGTCTGCACGCTATGCTGGCTGCTAGTCATCTCGCCACCACAAATTGTCTTTATATGTGCGTTAACCGTTTGCTCGACAATCTGACTCGTTATCCTCAAGATAGAGAAAGCATTAGGAGTTGTTTGGCAGCATTAGGCGCGTCACATCCATACTTGACGTTGCCTCTAGTACCGCAACTTCTCGGTCGACATCCTTTCTTCGACACACCCGAACCAGATGTGGATGAACCATCCT atGCAAGTGTGCtcgttttaatattcaatgcaGCGTTACATTGTCCAAGTATGCACGCTCTGTTTACGGAACATGCTTCTAAGCATTATCACTATTTGCGTGATACTATGCCGCATCTGGTTCCACGATTACGGCCAGCTCTTACGAGCGGATCGGGAATTAAAATGGAAGATATGGATAATGAAGAGAATAGAGATCAACGTGGACGagaatttttgaagaaaatggTAGCTGGAATCGAGAACGCCAGACCAGGAGGCAGAGTTCATACACAGCTTTTGGAAGCCGCGGCAATTGATCTTGATGGCTTAGCAGAGATGGATCATCACATGGAAGGTGCAGCACGTTTCACTGCCCTATATATTCGATGTCTGTTGTTATTGAAATCTATTCTCAAAGAATTTTCTGTCTCATCGGGGACGTCTATCTCGGCTAGCCCAATGCCAAATACTAGTAACAACATTTCTGTTCTTCTCCAGCACGCGCAAAA attaCAACGCTTATTTAGTGGGTTAGGCGAAACGGAAATTATATTGGCTAATGATATTTGGTTGAAAGCACTCTCTATAGAATTAGTTAGAGTGACGAAGAGCGCGACCGGTAGCGCATTACCGTTGTctcgttattttttatcagaagCCGATGCTTTGCCTCAAGATACATCGAGACTACCACCGTTTTCCAAAGCTTTGGTTTTACAGATACCTAATCTAGCGGATGTAAAGCCAGGTTCTCTGACGCGACTCTTGCTACCGTTGCTTTTAACGCCGACGGCACAAGGAGATGAACGATTGCCAAGACCATCGGCGACGACACGGTTTTGTCGAGCGCATATCGAGGAACCAAGGGGCGACGCCGATGCCGCGCTAAAATTCACAGGCGGCCTCTTATTGGGAATACCTCTGAATGCAAAGATATTGAATCTACGCGATCCGGCTACATTGCGAATAAAGTTGAGACATCCGGATCAACAagtgcaattattattacctcGACAGGCGGATTTGCGTATGCAACAATCTGATCAGAAAGATTACAGATTGAGGACAACAGTTCTTTTGTCGCATCAAGTATGGATGGAGCCTTGTAATGTAGAAATCTCCCTGGCACTATTGGTACCATCGTCTTCGATTTGTACACACCCGCCTTTAGATGATCCGTGCGTGATTGATTTATGTAAACCTACTAAAGTATCAATTGCACCGAAAGCCATCAAAAGAggcatataa